The Juglans regia cultivar Chandler chromosome 1, Walnut 2.0, whole genome shotgun sequence nucleotide sequence ATGCTCTATCCCACCCACCAACTCTAAAAATTTTTCATGACTCCCCATCAACGAGCAACAAttgaaaagttatattgatAATGCTTGTAGCTTCAACACTGTCACACGTGATTCCCACATCCTACAACAATATTGCATTGCGTTTGTATTAGGGGTGTACAAGAACTGATGAGACCGACCATCACCGACGGGAATAAACCACTAGAGTCAAGAACCGGCCAAAACCGATGGAGAACCGGTCCGCCGGCGGTAGGAAATATAAGAAACCAATATCGATCGGGTCAATCCTGGTCTTAACTAGGTTCATACTGCCAAACCGgatgatataatatatgtatatatattaagtaaaaCAACGTTATTTCACATGAAAcagttagaatatatatatatatatatatatatatatacatataagtaaaacgatgtcgtttggTTTAATGCACCAAATATTGTCGTTTAGATCTAAGGGGTTTAAtacccctcccctcccctcccctcccctcccctcttcttcatcccgatcctctttctttcttctctctcctctctcaacCCTCAGCACAGCGCCACagccctcccctcccctcctcctTCACACCGCCAACGCTTGGCATGTCCCTCATCTCCTCGAGATCTCTCATCCTCTGCCTGTCCATTACCTTTCCGAACTCTCTCCTCTTTGAAACGTCTCTCTGAGGCGGAACTCTCTGAAACGTCCCTCGCCTCTCTCGTTCTCCTCTCATTTCTCCCGTTTACCTCTCCTCTTGAGGTTTTGTTATgaatttttgattttgttgtgaattttgattgatttgttttgaatttcttaTGTGAATTTGGGGATAGTTTAGCAATCAATGGACCGACCGTGGAACCAATTAGTACCGGCCGTAAGATTCCAGCCAGTTCTCACTATCCCTGGTGGTTGGTTTCGGTCAGCACCaccattttaaaaaactatCGGTGCAGTTTTgatccaaaaatcaaaatcaaaaccgCACCGATAGGATCGGTTTTCAACCCTAATTTGAATCGTTCTTGCATTTTGAGGATATGTTTGGACActtgatattttagaattttgtgaatatcggtgaaataatttgaatgaaaatattttattagattttgaaaaaatgagagagaaaagtttaaaacaaaaatattataaagttaaaaatttgttagaatataatttttgtttttaagtttataaaagttatattgatttttgtgttttgttttaaaatttataaaaggtttattgatttttgtgtttggatgatCATTTGGTAActattagattaaaaatttaaaattttgaaattgtgaAATGTTTTGTAGTTTAGTGATatttgggaatgaaattatgagaagttttaaaaattttgaaaattctttgcCTGTCCAATCATGCCCTCAGTTGTCGATCGTCTTTTGCATATCATCTTTTCCCAAACCCTATGTTAAGGCAATGAGAAGTAATACAATCACaaagatttcacaaaattaaacttaaaaactgataatatttcatataatacgttatatttattttataaaaaaataattttataatttgatgtatcatatcaagtcacgtcagtataaaattttcatttacataaattttttttttatggggaaAGCATTTCTCGATCTATTTCCCTATGCATTTAAACGTTCAATATTATTTGTATCTGTGTTTGCACTGTTCAATTCGACCGGCATCTGAATTTGCAAAAGTGATAATagttacgttttttttttttgcttttttgtaagaaaaaaatattttcggtttttgaaaatgaaaaaaaaaagaaaaaaggaaaagagagagacaaaatAACATAACCAGACGGCGTCGTTTGTAATTGATCCTATATATGGATCTGCTTCTCCCTTGACCTCTCTCAGTTCCGTTGTACCCTCTCTCCAACGATCCACTGCGAACCTCGGAACCATGGCTACTTTAGCGGCGGCTGCTGCTCGTCAAGCTGCGACTCTAACCCGGCTCTCCTCTCCTAAGATTTCGGCTCAAGCCTCCAATCTAGTTCATCGGCGTGGCCTTGCCGGCGCTGCAGGTTTAACACACCCAGACATATAATTTCCCTATTTGTATATCTCGATGTTATATGTGTTCATTTCTCTTGATTCTcgatctcatttcatataaaccAGATTCTCCAATCTTTTCATTCCCCTATTTGGtttttggttgctgagaaaatctGGGAAAGAAAGGAATCTGTTAGTTTGTCATAAGTATTTTATGTCCTTAGAAATTTGACAAAATGAGCATAATCGAGCTTGATAATGGAAGTTtgtaaggattttttttttaacttttctactCTCTCCAGTTGGTTGCTGAGAGAATTtagggaagaaaggaaaagaaagattttcGTCTTTTCAGGGTTTTTCGTGCAGATTAGGTCCTTAATGAATTCAATAATTCAGCATAGTTCATATTGAGATTCGAGATTTTGAGGTTTCGGCTGTTCTGTTGGCTGAGAGATCgcgaagattttttttttttttttctgaaatattAAAGCTAATGCAATGGgttttttccttcttcccaCCCCGACCTCCAGGAAAAAATGTTAAAGTCATacagttatattttttttttttttgctttaggTCGAGTGAAGGTCGTTGTGATTTCTCAGTTCccataaaactgaaattatatgttttaaatagattctttttagaaaataaattctacttttttctttttaatgtagTTCGACGTTCTGGGATTGGTGGATAAATTTTGGTATCCACTGGATGTGTGAATGGATAAATTTGGGAGTCATCAAAACCCTACATTTAACGatagaaaaaatggaatttttgttaagaaaattaactcaagaaatatagaaaataatatagaaaatgaacCTGATTGATGGCGGGAATTTATCAAAGAAAATCATCAACGTTCTGTTTAATTGCATACATATActtgttttgatttgtttaatttttgttaaGTTTCTTGAATGCTAATTTGTTTCTTGAATGCTAAATTTGTGATGTACAAGTGTATTGGAATAGTAAGTGAAATAATGAAAGAAGTATGATTTTCTCACTGCAGAGGCAGTTTTCCAGTCAAAGGAGGTGCTGTTAAGGACATCATTTGGCTTCTTTGATTGCTGTTttgaattatcaaaaaaatgtttgattacttttttgtgtttttctcaCTGATAAATTACtttcaaaatgttaaaaaaatggagagaagaacGCATGGGTCTTGATGCCATATGTGATATATGTGAAACATGAATGCCATCAGCGCTTCTTTTCCAATCTTTATTTGATCCTTTCGTTAGAACCAAATGTGAATTGATGTATACTTTTTGTAGTATCTCTACTTATTATCTGCAATATATTGTTGTCCctacttattttttgtttgattatttgcAGATCACCATGGCCCACCCAGGGTTAATGTTTGGCAAGACCCAATGAGCCCATCTAAGTGGAAGGAAGAGCATGTGAGTCCTATCTTGTGATTCAAAACTCAGATCCATCCCCATTTTTTCCCTCAAATCACTCACACTATTTTGTTTGGAGGTTTTTTTGGTGCTATTTATCTTCACTGAGATGAAATTCATGTCATGGTGTTAAACCTTTTATTTGTGGAAGTTCATTACGGCTGTGTCCTGAGCGACAATGACACAGGATTTGTGGTCACTTACACAGGAAGCTTTCTTGACTGAACATTATGCTTTTGCAGTTTGTAATTGTCTCCCTGTCGGGCTGGGGTCTACTCATCTTTGGGAGCTACAAATTCTTTACAAGAGGCAAAGGCAAGGAGGAAGAGGTAACTCTGTGTATTCTTCAACCTGATCACcatctttactttttttagtaTGATCCGCCCTAGTCATGAGAAATTTAGAGCTCTACTATTTTAGACATCAGAATAATCGGCCTGTGCAACATTTTCTGTTGTGCTGAAAGTAATAAAATTGCGCATTGCATGCTGTTCATAATGTGTCCAATCAGTATGTGAGTTCCTTTGACTTTTGCCTTTCCCAATCTGGTGAAAGTAACATTGGTTTTTTAGCACATAATCGTCTCATATGATATTCATTTATgcatgttaaaaataattttcatgagaAAGTTTAGCTGGAGCACACAAAGGAAAAAATTTGAGTAaaagaatttattcttattagCTGTTCTGGTCTACTACATATGTACTAGAGGATTCTCCTGTTGTAATGAAAtgtttataacttaaaaaaaacaaagagttgAAGGCAAGAAATTTGGTGTCTTTTCCTTTGTTTCACTTGTCCAATGTTCTCATTCATCCCTTGGCATATGTGAACCGTGCCCTTCACCATTTAATAGAATAAAGAGCTTTGTTCTCATTTTCTGTGTAGTGaatcatcaaaaaataaataaattctatgtgTAATGCTTATTTAAGAGGATATGCCACATCGACCAAAATAAAGAGGGAGgtcatatagtttttttataattaagatattaattttattaagatttgaaaaaggttgttTCTCCTGtctacaggaagtatacaagaaattCGTCTAACTGGAAAAGGAGAAAGTGCTAGGAAGTCTAGAAAAGTTGAAGAGGGTGGTCATATAAATAGTGAAAGAAGGAACCGTGATTTTTGAGCTTtcccctttatttttttacattgatTTTTGAGGCTGTTAGAACACATAGGACCACTTCAATTTTGATGCTAAACCACTTGTTCAGTCTAGTGAAGGGTTTATTTAGGCTAACCTAGTActcatgcacatttttttaagttttgattttgttcttACCGACTTATTCTTGTTTGTTTACAGAAACCAGTGGAAGCATCACACTGAGGTTTGGATTGTTTAATTGTCATGGAATTTTCCTGGTAATAAGCCGTGGGCTTGGACTTTTATTGGTTGGAAATAGTTCTGTTGGCTCGTTATGATCAATCTGTGGAGAATGATCCTGTGATAAAATTTGGAGGCTGATTTCTTTTGTAGGAAGACAATCAGCCCTTTATGTTTTGTTGCCTGTTTTCTAGTTATTTTTCATGATTTGATGCATTGGCCTTATAGTGTGCTAATAATGCAAAGCCATCTTCGTAAGTCCAAATTCTGTTTGATGGTTTTTGAAGTCACTTCATTATGGTTTTGCATGACTGCATGGAATTCACCTTTCTGATCCCAACTTCAATTTAATTTGAGTCTAACGTGAACTGATAAATAATAGAGACTGTTCGTCTGGGTACCCGGACCCAGGTGTGTGATGTGGCTGGGACCCGCCCAGGTTAACCTAGGCTGGTACCCGGTCGAATCCGGGTTTTGAAAGTCGGAAATCTGGATATCCGGGTTGTAATCGGGATTTTTTGACAGCTTTGTTctccttttttccccttttctgtCCACTTTGTCggacaagaaaaatgaagatgTACATGAAAGCCAATGCGGTCTGCAACTTGTTTAGTTTAGTAGCACATTCTGCTGATAAAGCACGGTTCTTTTCAAGAATATGCatattcttgagagagagagagagagagagagagagatcaaaggGGAAGGACCAAAAATAAATCGGTTGGTGCCTACTCCCGGATATGGGCAAGTAGGTAAGTTCTGGACcggagtgagagaaaaaaaaaaattgctcgaATGAACAgttataataaaagaaaatgataggattactatcCTCCTATTACCTATTTTACTACTactttgtatttgattttttttttttattttacttaacggttaaagaagtgaatattagtaaaattatatgtttttttaatttttttcttagagTTTATCTTCCAGCCGGTCCGTCCGAGCTTTCTCAAATAAGCCTTCAAATAGTTTATTGCCACGTAAGTTTCACAACTTATTACCATGTGACCACACATCAACCGATCCAAAATTCTGAGCCCTCGCCAACCTCTCGCACAAAAACCATTCCCTTCCCATCCCCTCGATCTCTGATTAAGGTCTTTTAGTTTGATTTCACCATTTGGAAAGAACCAAATTGCTGCCTCACAAAACCCAGATTGTCGCCGAAtgaaaccagaaaaaaataaaataaaataaaataaataaatcgtcACCATAGCTAGACAATGTCATCTCACCCAAGTTCCGTCACCCTCCACATATATCTTTTTCCCTAAAATTTTCCGTTACCCATCCACAGcttcttttacattttaaatcctaaaatttaaGACAAAAACTTCAATAGATCGACATGGGTAAGATTTATGTTTCGTCGCCCTTTGCtatcagattttatttttttgagtttcatgaaatgaaaagatttatGCTTCATCGCCCAATAGGAAATGTCATATCCTTCTTGTCACCGTCACGAGAGCATGTCAAAGCTCTCTAGAGAGGAGATAAGCTTATTGGGGGATTAAGACTGAATGCATAGGAGGTGGCGGTTGGCCTTGCGATGCGACAAGTTGCTACATTGTCGCAATGGAGTGGCTTGGCGACAGTGATGTGAAGGCATGGCCACAAGTaagggcagagagagagagagagagagagaggtggatgGAGTGACTTACTAGCATTGACGAGAAACCTATAATGGGGGGAGGTGGTTTGAGGGGTCCAATGAGAAATGAAAATCGCAAAGCAAGAGAGGGATGGACGAAGAGAAAGGAAGATAAAGACTTCCCAGTGAGGCAAACTCGACGCTGGACAGTGTGGAGGATGGCGGCAACTGCTGAgagacatgagagagagagagagagagatagcaaGATAGAGAGGCACTgcagacgagagagagagagtgtgtgtgaaCTAGATCGATTTTTCTATGTGAATGATtgtattttcctttgttttccatGTAAACGaatgtatttaaaatttggTGTAATTTCTTAAGTGACAGCATATAAGTGGAAGGcagttaaacaaaaaaaaatagcccGACCGGTTAGAAGtgcttttgtttaaaaaaaatactaaagaaatgataacaaaataaatacactataaatagTAAATGGATAGTAAAAGAGTAGTAACTACCCAAATCATGATTTTAGTACATATGTGAATGGAAGGTGTCTCGTGGAGAGACAATGGTTAGGCATGTGTAAGCAATAACATTGATGAAACCTTGGTTTGCCATCGGCCCTTTGGTATAACGTATCCCAGATCTTGCACGAGAGCAGGGTTTCCTTGGACCTGTATTTGTACGGATTCCGGAATGAACCCCCAGGCCCCCACCCCTCTCTCGGCAGCGTTTCAGTGAAATAggtagcatgcatgcatggtggtGCTCAAGTTGCTATTCGTTCACAACTTCATGCCATATTTCTGACTACCACATGAGGCAGTACATTGTTTTGCGGGGAGGGAAGCGCTCTGGCTGGGAGTAGAGCAACCCAATGAAAGATGAGCATCGGGCAGGAGGGAGGAGTGTTACCCATGGGCAACGGGCGGGGTGGAAGCTTCTATGGAAGGAAGGTAGATGAACCTGGAATTTTTCTCTAGGATTGGAACAAAAAGGAGCTTTTGATGTCAATTTCCTAGACGAAAAAGCTATACAGGAATTAGGGAAGCGCCGGGCGTGGAGGAGGATGAGGGGGATGAGATAGCGGgctagaaaatatttaatttctgcTGCTTTGGAGGGCGGTCTCCTTTGTCATTAGGTGCTAAACATACATGCTAAGCAAGCATAAAACATGTAGAAAACTCCTCATAAATAAAAAGCATTAACAGTTCAATATTAAAACTCGGACTCATCCGTTTCTTCTTTGTACTGATTTTCTCCTTCTGCATTGGATTTGGATTCCTTAAAGAAATCACCATCAGCTGCTACTATTTGGGATTCTTGTACCTTGGCATCCTCCAACTCTTCTGGCATTGTGTTTGTGTTGCCGACTCTAATTACTTGTTCAGCGTTATCGTCTACTTCACTAATATCACCGCTGCTTGTCTGTTGTCGAATACCACTGGCTTCGTGCTCTTCTGCCCGTCTTCCTTCCTCCAATTTCTGCGTTCTAGCATCA carries:
- the LOC108983042 gene encoding uncharacterized protein LOC108983042 codes for the protein MATLAAAAARQAATLTRLSSPKISAQASNLVHRRGLAGAADHHGPPRVNVWQDPMSPSKWKEEHFVIVSLSGWGLLIFGSYKFFTRGKGKEEEKPVEASH